A section of the Caballeronia sp. M1242 genome encodes:
- a CDS encoding mechanosensitive ion channel family protein, whose translation MKLRKLADRGALAFVAISRISALALRRGVQQTDIPGIRAISFLTTLILIAFFSLTIPAAQAAPALDLPSLQELIAPPAPAASADAASGASASVPSDADMVRSLDTVISTLDSDRQRSALVAQLKKLRDAKRAAEAAAAAPPTATAAATQPASTDAAAPSPTTPPIATTNAASSVVAAIAQNAGLLGAIASALTSIEADVKRGKTPVAYWSGRFNAAGNELFTIVTSQSREPFGRTLFNYFATLAGWGACAFVLVSLQRRVHRRYGIEAGLHSNPTTRELLLFTMRRVAPYLFAFVAALTFVHMMPQSLGRTLAMVTAYAIVAGAVFSAICLIMFSLFGSAHRRVAVNVLILHARRLLFAIGTFGALGDAAANYDVAQQLGTNLSALISTFANMVAAGLTAYFALAFQRPVAHLIRSRTYEQRNTRKAATETFDVVASLWQVPLLLLACASVVATLAGIGTSENVLQMAIATAGLLVVAFFLSAIVIRITRPKSRRPRRQSAYVRRLVKFVGTMIVVGIWLAFLEVSSRFWGFSLAQMAERSVAARGITHAVSMIVLTFFVVWLVWILIDTGIQEALKPDSARRSGRGPSMRARTMLPLLRNVVFVVLFLVAAIVTAANLGLNVTPLLAGAGVIGLAVGFGAQSLVADLITGLFIIIEDTISVGDSIEVEGGHAGIVESLTIRTVRLRDGQGAIHAIPFSQIKTVKNLSRDFAYAVFEVRVPFSADVDEVTEMIREVGAELMDDLRYRREMLGPVEVWGLDRFDPNWMVVKGQIKTRPLLQWSVARAFNLRIKRKMDAAGMEIPVPQMQVQMAQRGVHDAGDAAHAAKAKRIWLDDEPPLADAESGPAATVKAVDVSHEPRPAPPATDLSVPIPPQITTAPEPGKG comes from the coding sequence ATGAAACTACGCAAGCTCGCGGATCGCGGCGCGCTGGCGTTCGTCGCGATATCCCGGATCTCCGCTCTCGCGCTGCGGCGCGGCGTACAGCAGACGGACATCCCCGGAATCCGTGCGATATCGTTTTTGACGACGCTCATCCTCATCGCGTTTTTCTCTCTGACGATCCCCGCCGCACAAGCCGCGCCGGCGCTCGACCTGCCGTCGCTCCAGGAACTGATCGCGCCGCCCGCGCCGGCAGCGTCAGCCGACGCGGCATCGGGCGCATCCGCGTCCGTTCCCTCCGATGCCGATATGGTGCGCTCGCTCGACACCGTCATTTCGACGCTCGACAGCGACCGTCAGCGCAGCGCGCTGGTTGCGCAGCTGAAGAAGCTACGCGACGCCAAGCGCGCGGCCGAAGCCGCTGCGGCCGCGCCGCCGACCGCAACCGCCGCCGCCACGCAGCCGGCATCGACGGACGCTGCCGCGCCGTCGCCGACCACGCCGCCGATCGCCACGACCAACGCGGCCTCATCCGTGGTGGCCGCCATCGCGCAGAACGCCGGTTTGCTCGGCGCAATTGCGTCGGCGCTGACGAGCATAGAAGCGGACGTGAAGCGCGGCAAGACGCCGGTCGCGTACTGGAGCGGGCGCTTCAACGCGGCGGGCAACGAGCTCTTCACCATCGTCACGAGCCAGAGCCGCGAGCCCTTCGGCCGCACGCTCTTCAACTACTTCGCGACGCTCGCGGGCTGGGGCGCCTGCGCGTTTGTGCTCGTGAGCCTGCAGCGCCGCGTGCACAGGCGCTATGGCATCGAAGCCGGCCTGCATTCGAATCCGACCACGCGCGAGCTGCTTCTCTTCACGATGCGGCGCGTGGCGCCCTATCTCTTCGCGTTCGTCGCGGCGCTGACGTTCGTGCACATGATGCCGCAGTCGCTCGGCCGGACGCTCGCGATGGTCACCGCCTACGCGATCGTCGCGGGCGCGGTGTTCTCGGCGATCTGTCTCATCATGTTCTCGCTTTTCGGGTCGGCGCACCGGCGTGTCGCGGTGAACGTGCTCATTCTGCACGCGCGGCGGCTCTTGTTCGCTATCGGCACGTTCGGCGCGCTCGGCGATGCCGCGGCCAATTACGACGTCGCGCAGCAACTGGGCACTAATCTGTCGGCGCTCATTTCGACGTTCGCGAACATGGTCGCGGCCGGGCTCACCGCGTACTTCGCGCTCGCGTTCCAGCGGCCCGTCGCGCATCTGATCCGCAGCCGCACTTACGAGCAGCGCAACACGCGCAAGGCCGCGACCGAAACCTTCGACGTCGTCGCGTCGTTGTGGCAAGTGCCGCTCTTGCTGCTCGCGTGCGCGTCGGTGGTGGCGACGCTCGCGGGCATCGGCACGTCCGAAAACGTGCTGCAAATGGCGATCGCCACGGCCGGCTTGCTCGTCGTCGCGTTCTTCCTCTCGGCTATCGTCATTCGCATCACGCGGCCCAAATCGCGCAGGCCGCGCCGTCAATCGGCGTATGTGCGGCGGCTCGTGAAGTTCGTCGGCACGATGATCGTCGTCGGCATCTGGCTCGCGTTTCTCGAAGTCTCGTCGCGCTTCTGGGGCTTCTCGCTCGCGCAGATGGCCGAGCGCAGCGTGGCGGCGCGCGGCATCACGCACGCGGTCAGCATGATCGTGCTGACGTTCTTCGTCGTGTGGCTCGTGTGGATTTTGATCGACACCGGCATTCAGGAGGCGCTCAAGCCTGATTCCGCGCGGCGCAGCGGACGCGGGCCGAGCATGCGCGCGCGCACCATGCTGCCGTTGTTGCGCAACGTCGTGTTCGTCGTGCTCTTCCTGGTCGCGGCCATTGTGACGGCGGCCAATCTCGGGCTGAACGTGACGCCGCTGCTCGCCGGCGCGGGCGTGATCGGTCTTGCGGTCGGCTTCGGCGCGCAATCGCTGGTGGCGGATCTCATCACGGGGCTTTTCATCATCATCGAAGACACCATTTCGGTCGGCGACTCGATCGAAGTGGAAGGCGGTCACGCGGGCATCGTCGAAAGCCTGACGATACGCACCGTGCGGCTGCGCGACGGGCAGGGCGCCATTCACGCCATTCCGTTTTCGCAGATCAAGACGGTGAAGAACCTGTCGCGCGACTTCGCCTACGCGGTGTTCGAAGTGCGCGTGCCGTTCTCGGCGGACGTGGACGAAGTGACGGAGATGATCCGCGAGGTCGGCGCCGAGCTCATGGACGATCTGCGCTATCGGCGCGAGATGCTGGGTCCGGTCGAGGTGTGGGGACTGGACCGTTTCGATCCGAACTGGATGGTCGTCAAAGGCCAGATCAAGACGCGGCCGCTTCTGCAATGGAGCGTCGCGCGCGCGTTCAATCTGCGCATCAAGCGGAAAATGGACGCAGCGGGCATGGAGATTCCCGTGCCGCAAATGCAGGTGCAGATGGCGCAGCGCGGCGTGCACGATGCGGGCGATGCGGCCCACGCGGCGAAGGCCAAGCGCATCTGGCTAGACGACGAGCCACCGCTCGCCGACGCGGAGTCGGGCCCGGCGGCGACGGTCAAGGCCGTGGACGTATCGCACGAGCCGCGGCCCGCGCCGCCCGCCACGGACCTCTCGGTGCCGATTCCGCCGCAGATCACGACGGCGCCCGAGCCCGGCAAAGGCTGA
- a CDS encoding cysteine dioxygenase, which yields MIDITGTHVIMKPELATQRSVHFPADRNAAVTRLCHEIDAALHAAQADGGMSFGVRLHAALSRAIADPALLRADQRAGSPQGYQRHLLAADPLGRYAIAALVWEPGQSSPVHAHRTWCGYAVIDGALAETQYRWDANTHRAVETRRHPREAGAVSYADAGRGAIHQLRNPADAATRAVSIHIYGVAGEHIATHVNDLLAA from the coding sequence GTGATCGACATCACCGGCACGCACGTCATCATGAAACCCGAACTCGCCACTCAACGCAGCGTGCATTTCCCGGCTGACCGGAATGCTGCCGTCACCCGCCTGTGTCACGAAATCGATGCCGCGCTCCATGCGGCGCAAGCCGATGGCGGGATGTCGTTCGGCGTGCGTCTGCATGCGGCGCTCTCCCGCGCGATCGCCGATCCGGCGCTTCTGCGTGCCGATCAGCGCGCCGGCAGTCCGCAGGGCTACCAGCGTCATCTGCTCGCCGCCGATCCGCTCGGCCGTTACGCGATCGCCGCGCTCGTCTGGGAGCCGGGGCAGTCGAGCCCCGTGCATGCGCATCGCACATGGTGCGGTTATGCGGTCATCGACGGTGCGCTCGCCGAGACGCAGTATCGCTGGGACGCGAACACGCATCGCGCCGTCGAGACGCGCCGGCATCCGCGCGAAGCCGGCGCCGTGTCGTATGCGGACGCGGGACGCGGCGCGATTCACCAGCTCCGCAATCCGGCCGACGCGGCAACGCGCGCCGTATCGATCCACATTTACGGCGTGGCCGGCGAGCATATCGCCACGCACGTCAACGATCTTCTCGCCGCCTGA